From the genome of Mixophyes fleayi isolate aMixFle1 chromosome 2, aMixFle1.hap1, whole genome shotgun sequence, one region includes:
- the LOC142138985 gene encoding uncharacterized protein LOC142138985, which yields MSRPKRSAPAPSRFSEGADSPPRNVPPASSTAQMPAVSSGADTMSARRGSSGAKRAAPSAAGRGRERVRRSSRRGRSAGGKGATTAAIDRRAHAPEREAVQPVSGVTAPDRVRQSTARRGSPSLVFARSAENSGGRTINPSRAGGREQRPVAQRHQGKEVGPSYARSEVGTVVQRQPQNTRPNSAPPLMSLVCFPPPIPVSQPARDLVLPAQIPDPRLHQNVQSQDSFVQYQARERAALNSQPPFSSFQAEGMSPLLFSQDVSGSSFTPFPPTQPIPQVHTTAWHNNGTRFPQLGQVGNVLHSQAQPHTWYMPSQTLVGPGSYLPLRSPFPQPAQVEFRTQTQSQQRMPLRGDAIGEWSAPYPPPNFPMSLPTPYAGTISATVHSAHLQMMQTSACQSQAPSSQFPMPPGFNLVPFTGQVLSTNRGAVGTGVNLQGSSPAVDMSCHSVLQGMPGGECVSADGRVESGPQGGTSTSHGTREASPASRQEAASSDCRTGLQDLAVRSLAPSTRRVYQAAWQQWCRFLESKGRQDGGQKEDIDTFIWERFKEGLSKAAMSSMLAGISFMARLYGFNDVTKGFLISRAMRGWAREQPSVEDHRRPIETSLLRQLIVALASVTKSDYETLLFSTAFSLAFFGAFRVSELVSPSKHVIGNALMARHVLLAHNVLSCKILRSKTDQMSKGYWMSIKAHEDQSICAFMLCSRLEGVRPSGSEPWLIHADGAPLTKFQFNAVLKATLKHVGLNPELYGTHSFRIGAATAAAGRGASISAIKSIGRWKSDVYKKYVRPELG from the exons ATGTCCCGCCCGAAGAGAAGTGCCCCTGCCCCCTCTAGATTCTCGGAGGGAGCTGATTCTCCTCCCCGCAATGTCCCCCCCGCTTCCTCTACAGCCCAGATGCCCGCTGTTTCCTCCGGCGCTGACACTATGTCTGCACGCCGAGGCAGCAGCGGGGCGAAGCGCGCAGCACCTAGTGCGGCCGGGCGGGGAAGAGAAAGGGTTAGACGCTCTTCCCGCCGCGGTCGTTCAGCAGGGGGGAAGGGCGCAACCACGGCAGCCATTGATAGGAGGGCGCATGCGCCAGAGAGAGAGGCTGTGCAGCCAGTCTCCGGCGTTACAGCTCCAGACAGGGTCAGACAGAGCACGGCAAGGAGAGGGTCTCCCTCTCTGGTGTTTGCTCGGTCTGCTGAAAACAGTGGAGGACGCACTATTAACCCTTCAAGGGCGGGGGGAAGAGAACAGAGGCCCGTGGCTCAAAGGCACCAGGGTAAGGAAGTCGGCCCATCATATGCCCGGTCAGAAGTAGGGACTGTGGTGCAGAGGCAGCCGCAGAACACGAGGCCCAACAGCGCCCCACCTCTCATGTCTCTGGTATGCTTTCCACCGCCAATCCCTGTGTCTCAGCCTGCGAGGGATCTGGTTTTGCCTGCTCAGATACCTGACCCCAGGTTGCACCAAAACGTACAATCACAAGACAGTTTTGTTCAGTATCAGGCTAGGGAGAGGGCAGCTCTTAACTCACAGCCCCCCTTCTCTAGCTTTCAAGCGGAGGGAATGTCTCCTTTATTATTCTCACAGGATGTTAGCGGTTCCTCATTTACCCCGTTCCCCCCTACCCAGCCCATCCCTCAGGTTCACACGACAGCCTGGCACAATAACGGGACAAGGTTCCCACAGCTTGGTCAGGTGGGAAATGTGTTGCATAGTCAGGCGCAACCGCATACATGGTATATGCCTTCTCAGACATTAGTTGGTCCCGGTTCCTATCTACCGTTACGAAGCCCATTTCCCCAGCCCGCACAGGTTGAGTTTCGTACGCAGACGCAGTCTCAGCAAAGGATGCCGCTCAGAGGTGATGCCATTGGGGAATGGTCCGCCCCTTACCCCCCTCCTAATTTTCCCATGTCTTTGCCTACCCCCTATGCTGGCACGATATCCGCTACCGTACATAGTGCCCACCTTCAAATGATGCAGACTTCTGCCTGTCAATCACAGGCGCCGTCCAGCCAATTCCCTATGCCGCCTGGTTTCAACTTAGTACCATTCACGGGCCAAGTTCTCAGTACTAACAGGGGGGCGGTGGGCACAGGGGTGAATTTACAAGGGAGCAGTCCCGCTGTTGATATGTCTTGTCATTCAGTATTACAGGGTATGCCAGGAGGCGAGTGTGTTTCCGCTGATGGTCGGGTCGAGTCGGGTCCACAGGGCGGTACTTCAACGTCGCACGGAACCAGGGAGGCGTCGCCTGCGTCCAGGCAGGAAGCAGCAAGCAGCG ATTGTCGAACAGGCTTGCAAGATCTAGCTGTAAGATCGTTGGCCCCTTCTACCAGGAGAGTGtatcaggcagcctggcagcagtggtGTAGATTTCTGGAATCAAAGGGTCGACAAGATGGAGGTCAGAAAGAGGATATAGACACTTTTATTTGGGAGCGTTTCAAGGAGGGTTTATCTAAGGCGGCTATGTCCTCCATGTTAGCGGGCATCTCCTTTATGGCCCGTTTATATGGGTTTAATGACGTAACAAAGGGTTTTCTTATATCAAGGGCCATGAGAGGTTGGGCGAGGGAGCAGCCATCAGTCGAGGATCATCGCAGGCCCATAGAGACGAGTCTATTGAGGCAGTTGATAGTTGCGCTGGCTAGTGTTACAAAGTCAGATTATGAAACCCTGTTGTTTAGTACTGCATTTTCACTTGCCTTTTTTGGCGCGTTCAGAGTCAGCGAATTGGTTTCCCCCTCTAAACATGTTATCGGCAATGCGCTAATGGCCAGGCATGTTTTACTTGCACATAATGTCCTCTCTTGTAAGATTCTCAGATCAAAGACGGATCAAATGAGCAAAGGGTATTGGATGTCGATCAAAGCTCATGAGGACCAGAGTATCTGTGCGTTTATGTTATGCTCTAGATTGGAGGGGGTCCGACCCAGTGGATCTGAGCCATGGTTGATACATGCGGATGGGGCTCCATTGACCAAGTTTCAGTTCAATGCAGTACTTAAAGCTACGCTGAAGCATGTTGGTTTGAACCCAGAGTTGTACGGTACCCACTCCTTtcggattggggcagctactgcagCGGCTGGGAGAGGAGCGTCTATATCTGCAATTAAGTCTATAGGTAGATGGAAGTCTGATGTTTATAAGAAATATGTTAGACCTGAGCTAGGCTAG